The sequence below is a genomic window from Tenacibaculum tangerinum.
AAAAAACAGCAATGAATCCGCATACAACAATATACCAAAAACTAAACATTCCAGTTTTACTACGTTTGAATTTTTGGAAGGCTATTTGCCATAAAGATGTACCAGTATTCTTATTCACTCTTTTTAGCTTCTTTCAAGTTCAAAATATCAATACTCGACGGGTTTTGAAAAACTTCTAAATCAAAATATTTCACAGAAGCTAAAATATGGTCGAATATATTCGCCATAACTCGCTCGTAGTCTACCCAATTTTTCTCTCTGCTAAACGCATAAATTTCTAGAGGAATTCCATTAGGTGTTGGTTCTAATTGACGAGACATGAGTAACATATCTTGGTTTATTTTAGGATGATTTTCGATGTATTTGTCTAAGTAAATTCTAAAAGTTCCAAAATTAGTAAGGTTTCTACCATTCAGTAGCACCGATTTGTCAACGTTGTTTTCTTCGTTGTATTTTTTAACCTCTTTGCTGGTTTGTTCCATATAATTGGCAATGAGTTCAATCTTTTTAAAACGTTCAATATCTTCATCAGTAAGAAAATGAATGCTGTTAATTTTTATTAATATGGCTCGTTTAATACGCCTACCACCAGAGGTATTCATGGTTCGCCAGTTCTTAAAAGAGTCGGATGTTAGGTAATATGTAGGAATACTTGAAATGGTATTGTCAAAATTCCTAATAATAACCGAAGTAAGGTTAATTTCAACCACATCGCCATCGGCACCGTATTTTTCCATAGTAATCCAATCGCCTATTCTCACCGTATCGTTTACAGCTACTTGAATGCTTGACACAAACCCGAGAATGGTGTCTTTGAAAATTAATAATAAAACAGCCGAAAAAGCTCCTAACGC
It includes:
- a CDS encoding mechanosensitive ion channel family protein; the protein is MLNKFFYTIFKEQFSLSETTAIYLNLLANLFVFAIIGYLLFKILRYYGRKAIRKMADKTSTHFDDLLIKNRAFLNLSRIIVLTIVFNLLKEILEDFPDLFTYAERFTTIAIVFSIVWFIRSILLTVKDFLRTTNAFKDKPLESYVQIFMIILWLIAIISSFSVLTGKPLIRFLTALGAFSAVLLLIFKDTILGFVSSIQVAVNDTVRIGDWITMEKYGADGDVVEINLTSVIIRNFDNTISSIPTYYLTSDSFKNWRTMNTSGGRRIKRAILIKINSIHFLTDEDIERFKKIELIANYMEQTSKEVKKYNEENNVDKSVLLNGRNLTNFGTFRIYLDKYIENHPKINQDMLLMSRQLEPTPNGIPLEIYAFSREKNWVDYERVMANIFDHILASVKYFDLEVFQNPSSIDILNLKEAKKSE